Proteins co-encoded in one Methylobacterium sp. WL1 genomic window:
- a CDS encoding HigA family addiction module antitoxin has product MPRLRTHPGEVLREEFMAPLGLSANRLAAEIDVPPNRLSEILRERRGVTADTALRLSIRFGTTPQFWLNLQTAHDLSHAEAESDLSKVRRYEPA; this is encoded by the coding sequence ATGCCCCGCCTGCGCACGCATCCCGGTGAGGTTCTCCGCGAGGAGTTCATGGCGCCGCTCGGACTAAGCGCCAACCGCTTGGCCGCCGAGATCGATGTCCCGCCCAACAGGCTCAGCGAGATCCTCCGCGAACGCCGCGGCGTGACCGCCGATACAGCGCTTCGCTTGAGCATCCGGTTCGGGACGACCCCCCAGTTCTGGCTCAACCTTCAGACCGCGCACGACCTCTCGCACGCGGAGGCCGAAAGCGACCTTTCGAAGGTACGGCGCTACGAACCGGCCTGA
- a CDS encoding c-type cytochrome: protein MQRRNALSSARGAAPLLAGLLLAAPALAQDASDPVERGKYLVTMGDCAACHTAPGGKFLAGNYALNMPFGVIMTPNLTPDKETGLGDYAYADFEKSFRQGYSKHVGYLYPAFPFGWYTKVTDEDTKAIWAYLQSLPPVNEKRKDNQIPFPFSVRTALVTWRTAFFTEERFKPDPSASAEVNRGAYLVEGLGHCAMCHNENKLVGNSSFAGRFGGGVIDGWYAPNITPDGHQGIGAWTDEQVVTYLKTGTAPGDRPGVAAGPMRQTIMESLSKVKEEDLKAMVAYLRTVPAKQTYKPKDLTAFDTADAPGASTYLTYCSSCHQPNGKGIEGAVPALAGNTSVMSDGPETVLRVIYGGLAAQSGYAPMVAIGQQMTDVEVRNVTDYIRNSWGNKAPPVTGDKASEARAATKTMLAGTAPCAEIEQDALKAAFDKVGVAATLTGLKQQDFVPTLVRVVPQIKAADAGATDEDVVNALTTAFCKVGRDDPQYANPSWPAVIGTFANVAYSQVKNPEKQAAAVPSATTPPAKN from the coding sequence ATGCAGCGCAGGAACGCCCTCTCGTCGGCCCGTGGCGCGGCCCCCCTCCTGGCGGGCCTGCTGCTCGCCGCGCCGGCCCTGGCGCAGGACGCGTCCGATCCGGTCGAGCGCGGCAAGTACCTCGTCACCATGGGCGATTGCGCCGCCTGCCACACCGCCCCGGGCGGCAAGTTCCTGGCCGGCAACTACGCGCTCAACATGCCGTTCGGGGTGATCATGACCCCCAACCTGACCCCCGACAAGGAGACCGGGCTCGGCGACTACGCTTACGCCGACTTCGAGAAGTCGTTCCGGCAGGGCTACAGCAAGCATGTCGGCTACCTGTACCCGGCCTTCCCGTTCGGTTGGTACACCAAGGTCACCGACGAGGACACCAAGGCGATCTGGGCCTACCTGCAATCGCTGCCGCCGGTGAACGAGAAGCGCAAGGACAACCAGATCCCGTTCCCGTTCAGCGTCCGCACCGCGCTGGTGACGTGGCGGACCGCGTTCTTCACGGAGGAGCGCTTCAAGCCCGACCCGAGCGCCAGCGCCGAGGTGAACCGCGGCGCCTACCTGGTCGAGGGGCTGGGCCACTGCGCGATGTGCCACAACGAGAACAAGCTCGTGGGCAATTCGAGCTTCGCCGGCCGCTTCGGCGGCGGCGTCATCGACGGCTGGTACGCCCCCAACATCACCCCGGACGGCCACCAGGGCATCGGCGCCTGGACCGACGAGCAGGTGGTGACCTACCTCAAGACCGGCACCGCCCCGGGGGACCGCCCCGGCGTCGCCGCCGGCCCGATGCGCCAGACCATCATGGAATCCCTCTCCAAGGTGAAGGAGGAGGACCTGAAGGCGATGGTCGCCTACCTTCGCACGGTCCCGGCCAAGCAGACCTACAAGCCGAAGGACCTCACCGCCTTCGACACCGCGGACGCGCCGGGCGCGTCCACCTACCTGACCTACTGCTCCTCCTGCCACCAGCCCAACGGCAAGGGCATCGAGGGCGCGGTGCCGGCGCTCGCCGGCAACACCTCGGTGATGTCGGATGGCCCCGAGACGGTGCTGCGGGTGATCTACGGCGGGCTCGCCGCCCAGAGCGGCTACGCCCCGATGGTGGCGATCGGCCAGCAGATGACCGATGTCGAGGTCAGGAACGTCACCGACTACATCCGCAATTCCTGGGGCAACAAGGCGCCGCCGGTGACCGGCGACAAGGCCTCCGAGGCCCGGGCCGCCACCAAGACCATGCTGGCCGGCACCGCCCCGTGCGCCGAGATCGAGCAGGACGCGCTCAAGGCCGCCTTCGACAAGGTCGGGGTGGCGGCGACGCTCACCGGCCTCAAGCAGCAGGACTTCGTGCCGACGCTGGTCCGGGTGGTGCCGCAGATCAAGGCGGCCGACGCGGGAGCCACCGACGAGGACGTGGTCAACGCCCTCACCACGGCCTTCTGCAAGGTCGGCCGCGACGACCCGCAATACGCCAACCCGAGCTGGCCCGCGGTGATCGGCACCTTTGCCAACGTCGCCTACAGCCAGGTGAAGAACCCGGAGAAGCAGGCGGCGGCCGTGCCCAGCGCGACCACGCCGCCGGCGAAGAACTGA